The window CAGCTTTACCTGGTAGGTGAGTTCCTTCACCCTCCTCTCGTACTTGCGCACACCCTTCACGGCTTCAGCGCTGCGCTTCTGCTCAGCATCAACCTCCCCTTCCAGCTCCCGCACCTGCAATGAGAAGCCCgtccctgcagcttccctgcGGGTGTCTCTCCAAGGGATGGGGTCACTCATGCACCAACACAGCCCTACTCACCCTGGCCTCCAGCTTCTGGATTTGCTTCTTGCCTCCCTTCAGGGCCAACTGCTCGGCCTCTTCCAGACGAAGCTGCAGGTCCTTCACCGTCTGGTCCAGGTTCTTCTTCATCCTCTCCAGGTGGGCACTGGTGTCCTGCTCCTTCTTCAGTTCTTCTGCCATCATGGCCGCCTGAGCAGAGCAAAAGGTCAAAGCCCTTGTGGGGCTGGAGACATTTTGGGGAGAATACATCCCCCATCAGCAATGAAAGGAGCCCCGACTCACATCTGTGATGGCCTTCTTGGCCTTCTCTTCAGCATTGCGGGCCTCCTGGATCGTATCCTCCATTTCGCTCTGAATCTGAGAAATGTCTGTCTCCAGCTTCTTCTTGGTGTTGATCAAGCTGGTGTTCTGTtgaacaataaatattttgtccaGTTAGTTCCAAAAGAGAACACTTATTTTAGGAATGTATTGTTTCAATGTAAAGTTATCTTCTATATATCTAATATTAAGATTCTCCCGATGCATCTTGTGATGTCATGCACAGCTAGATAGCAGAGAGTTCTTAAAATTTGAAGAAGCCCTTCTGACTTCTGATGCAATTCTACTCATTTACCTATAATCCGTTTCTTCATACAAGTTTACTAATTCTGGTTAAGGTGAAGTTTTTTATCACAACTGTTGATTTAAGAATTTGCACAGCTGAAAATcggtaaaggaaaaaaaaggctcatgAGGTTTTGAATCTCATGAGTCTAACCTGAGTGTGGAGGAGCTGAACTCTCTCACTGGCATCCATCAGTTCCTGCTCAGCCACTTTCCTCGACCGCTCCgtctgctccagggctgcccgTAGCTCCTCAATTTCAGCCTGCAGCAGGTTTGCTCTGCGCTCCACCATGGCCACCTGCTCCTTCAGGTCATCCTGGGTCCTGAGAGCATCGTCCAAATGGATCTGGGTGTCCTgtaagagaggaaagagaatttaaaaggcatcacagcactgctgcaatTGCCACCAGTCCAGTAATTACTATGGTAGTACAATATAtataatcaaatatttatagGAGGCATTATTGTCAGTAAATGCACAGTATCTAAGAATGTGAGCAGGAAGCTGATTCATGGTATTGTGCTCTGTCCCTGGCTGAGTGACAGCCCTGCCTAAATTTTAGGCTGTGCAAAGGGAAGGCAAGCCTGAATTCAAACTCTGACTGACAATACTTCCAAGATAAAGGAAACTGGACCTTTGTTCCTGCTTGGGGCAGCAGAAAGAACTTTCCTTCGTCCTCTGAAGTGCTGCTATGTAACAGATACTATGCTCTGGGGTTGAAAAACAAAGAGCACATGAGTGACAGGATCCTACTATTCTGTGTAGGCTTTAATGATACTGCAGTAAGACAACTTATAACCGTCAAAAGATGGCCCTCAGAGCAAAGGATACGAAGTACAGGTGGCAGAGTACTTTCCTCCAGTCAGAGGAAAGGGTTTAAGAAGGAGAAGAATGACTGAAAAGGTGAATGGGTGTTTATCTGGCTGTGTAGCTGATGTCATAATCAAGGTTTTGGCTTCTATGATCATGGGTATACCTTTGAGAAACTCTCTCTGTTGGGAGCTGACGAGATTCACCTGAGCAAGTAGGGCAGGAGGGTGTTCACCAGTAATCTAGCTAGAGCTTTAAACTAGACTTAGTAGGAGAAGAGAACGGAGTTTTGAGTTAGGGAGAAGAGCCAGGGCCTGCTGATGCATTAGGAAGCAACAGGGAAATGTTCCAAAGAATTTAGGGTTCATTCCTCTAAAAAAGTGATAACTGAGGTGCCTCTATACCAATGCATGTAGCATGGGTAACAAATAGGAGGAGTTAGAAGCCCCTGTACATCTAGAAAACTCTGATCTAAATGCTGTCACTGGAGCCTGGTGGGATGAATCACATGGCTGGAGTGCTGCATCAATGGCTATAAAATGTTCGGAAGGGACAATGAAGGTACAAGGAAGGGGCAAGGAAGAAGGGGTGAGAAGGTGGTGTCTATGGATTGTTTGCACAGAGCTGTCTTTGAAAAACAGTGATTTGTCAGGTTGATAGCTTGTGATTAAAAATTAGAGGCCAAGCTAACAAAGGAAACCTTATGGCTGGTGATTACTATGAGGATCCTGACCTAGGGGAGACTTGTAACCAACTATCATAACTTCGACTATTGGAAGCATCGTGTTTTCATGACCCAGTCCTGTTAGGAGACTTGAATCACTTTGacatctgctggaaaagcagcacagcaagctGTAAGCAGTCCAGGAGATTCCTGGAGTGTATGAAGGATAATATCTTCATCCAGGGGATAGGCTGCCCCACTGAAGAACTGTTACTGGGCCTGCCACTTACCGACACAAATGAACCAATTAGAGATGTCAAAACTGGTGACAAACTGGGCTGCAGTGATCAACCCCTGGTGGTATTCATGATTTTGAGGGGTCTGGGCCAGTTGAAGAGTAAGGTCAAGACCCTGAATTTTAGGAGAGTGGACTTTCTGTTGTTTAAGGAATTACTGGGTGGAACCCTGTTGAGAAACTGTCCtcaaaaataaagaagcagaaaagagtTAACATTTTTCTTAGAGTGCAAGAGCTCTAAATTGCCACTTGGAAGCAGTCAGGCAAGGAAGGCAGTAGAACAGAGTGGGTGAGCAAGGAGCTCCAGAACAAACTCCAGTGTAAGAAGGAAAAGCATAGGCAGTAGAACCAGGGACATATATCCTGAGAAGACGATAGAGATGCTGCCTGGATGTGCAGGGGCAGGCTTACAAGAGCCAAGGCACAGTTCGATCTGAAttcctgttttttaaagttGAGTTACTCCCATTGAGTACTGTGGGCAATTCTGGGCCCTGCAATTAAGGAAATATGAGACATGAATGCATCTAGAGGAAGGCAGCAAAGCAAGAGAAAGCGCTGGAAGGCATGTTAtctgaggagtggctgaggacaTGAGGGTTGTCTGGTTTGCAAAGAAGGCTGCTGAGAGGTGACCTCATTGCTCTACAGCTTTCTGAAGTGGGGCAGAACAGAGAGAGCGCTGATCTCCCTGATATCCAGTGACTGCATGTTGTGGATGTGCCaccactggaagtgttcaaggtcagattggatgggactttgagctGTCTGATCTAGTACAAGGTGTTCTAGCCCACGGCAGAGGGGCTGGACTAGATGAACGTTGTGGGTCTCcttcaacccaaatcattcaATAAatcaatgattctatgatattacACAAATGAGATTCCTATATGCACATCCTTAGCTTAACATACCTTGAGCACAGCCTGTGTGTTTCGCAGGTTCTTTTGTGCCTCTGCAGCCACACGGTTGGCATGGCTGAGCTGGATCTCCATTTCATTCAGGTCTCCCTCCATCTTCTTCTTCAGCCTCAGGGCTTCATTCCTGCTCCTGATCTCAGCATCCAGGGTGCTTTGCATGGACTCCACAATTCTGAGGTGGTTCCTCTTCAGCTGGTCGATCTCCTCATCTTTCTCTGCTATCTTCCTGTCAATCTCAGACTTCACCTGGTtgagctccagctgcaggcGCAGGATCTTCCCCTCTTCATGTTCCAGAGAGGCCTGGACAAGTGGACACAAACATGGGGAACACTGATAAACCTACTGCTTGCTTTCTAGGGAATTTTCTAGAGAATATTCCAGGAAATCTCAGCTGGCTGCCCTCCGCAGCCAGAACAGAGCAGAAGCAAGGCCTTTTTAGCATTGTTTCTGCCTTGCTCACACATTTAGTGCAGACAGCAATGATTCTGACCAGGTACCTCAGCTTCCTCCAGAGCAGCCTGGATTTCAGATTTCTCCTGCTCAACTTGCTTCTTGACTTTCTCCAGCTCATGAATTGCCTTTCCTCCCTCCGCAATCTGCTCCGTGAGGTCGGAAATCTCCTCTGTGGGAACAATGACCAATGGCTTGCTCAGGCCCAGAGCAGAATGGGAAGGGCCCTGTCCCACCAGGGTGACAGGCatctttgcagagctgcaggcacagaCCCCGCAGCAATGCTCAGCTGGTGAGAAAGCCCATCCCGGAGCAGAGGGCCAGGGACTTACGCTGCAAGTTCTTGTTCTCCCGCTTCATTGTTTCCAGGTGGTCCAAGGACTCCTCATAGGCATTCTTCATCTTAAACAGCTCCGTGCTGAGGGAGCGAGACTCCTTCTGGGAGgcctccagctcagcctgcGTTTCCTCATACTTCTGCTTCCATTCTGCCAGGATCTGAAGAGAAACGGGGCGTGAGTAGGGATGTGGCCATCCCGGGGGGAGGCTCTGCCCAGGagtcccagggctggagcccagAAGACCTTGTCAAAGTTCTTCTGCTTCTTGTCCAGAGCAGCGCAGGCAGCATTGGATCGCTCCACATCAATCATCAGGTCCTCCACTTCattctgcagcctctgctttgtcttttccagGGAGGCACATTTGGCATTGACAGCTTCGACGTGTTCCTCTGCATCCTGCAGGCGCTGTGCCAGCTTCTTCCTGGGAGGACATAAGCACAGTGGCAGCTTAGAGCTTAGAAGGGAGTCAGTTCTGCACTGCCATGAGAGGGCAGTTGGCCACTTTGGGGGTTTTGAGCTGAGCACTTTTCGCAGATCCTAAAGGATCTGTCCTTTCTGTGTGCATTAGGCCTGTCTTTGCACTTCTAGCCCTAAAGCCTATGCTTTCTCTTCCAATATAcactttttccctcctcccctctctctgctttgcacACAAAGACAGTATATCCCTGCCTTTATTTCAGCCCTGTCTCAGCCCACTCAGAGACTCCCATTTCCCTTGACCGCTCTCAGTCTTCTGCAGTCATTTCTCATCCCACTCCCCACGTACTTGGCCTCCTCGAGCTCCTCTGTGCGCTGAATCGCGTCCGTCTCGTATTTGGTTCTCCACTGGGCCACTTCGCTGTTGGCCTTGGACAGGGCGCGCTGCAGCTCCCCCTtggcttcctgctcctcctcataTTGTTCCCGGAGCAAGTCACAGTCGTGGCGAGCGGACTGCAGGGCGTGGGCCAGGGCGTTCTTGGCCTGCAGCAACAAGAGTATTGAGTCACGGACCAGAAATACCCTGGGAAATCTGACTGAATATTAATGAGACACTGTATTATTCTTCTATGCAAAATGACAGTGGGGACTGACAAAGAGAATAATGGATAAATTCTAGGGAGAAGCTAACGTGAGAAGAGAAGCACTAAATTAcctaaatgtttttttcccctgtctcATCATGATAGCTCAGTAGTCATGTAAGTATCTGAAGCACCTCTTAGAGAGGAGGCATCTAATGGCAATATCCTGGGAAATCTCTTCCGATGAATTAATTTCACACTGCAAACAAGAATGCTCAAAGACTGTTTGCAACAAAGGGCAGAGGTAGGCCTGGAGGACTAAATCCACTAATCACACTCgctgcagaaatgaaaacattcccCCAGTATGGCTTGTGCTAAGCATATCCTGCCCCCACTAGGCAGTGTGACATTATGAGTGTTTTCAGTGGCCAGCTGTAGGAAATCACAAATTACCTTAATTTCTTCCTCTAAGTGTCTCTTGAGTTCCTCAATCTGTTGAGTGAAAGCCTGTTTGCCTCTTGACAGCTGAGAAATCAGAGCATCTTTCTCCTCCACCTGGCGTGAATATTCACCTGGGAAAGCACATGAAAAGGAGGCACTCTGATCGTTATTTTTGACCCCAACAAGCTGTTTTAGGAGTCCCACCACACACAGGGGAGTCTCTCTCACCTGACTCTGTCTGCAGACGAGCTCTTTGAGCATTGAGGTCATTGATCATGCGCTGATGCTCTTCTTCCTTTGTCTTAATCTCACTCAGCTGGTCTTCCAGGGTGCGGCACATCTTCTCCAGATTTGCCTGTGGAGGTCAGAGAATGAAAGAAGATTAGCATTTAGATGCCTTCTTATTAGGAAGAGTAGGATTCTAAGCAGAAAAACATGAACAGACTTGCAAGCTCTGGACTGTTCCTTGGTGTTAGAAGGTAAGAAACACAGCTCCATAGAGAGACAGGGAGTTAGATGGTAACCAGGCTGTAATTTGAAAAGACGCATTTcaatggaattaattttcaagtgGTTTACAGTCTCTTTTTCCATACCTTGGCTTTGGAGACAGACTCCATGTTACTGGCCAAGTCATCAATCTCCATCTTGAGCTcactcttctccttctccagcttctgcttGACGCGCTGCAGGTTGTCGATCTGCTCCCcgagctcagctgtgctgtccGCGTGCTTCTTGCGCAGGGCGGCAGCCGTGGCTTCGTGCTGCAGCGTGGCCTCTTCGAGGTCCCGGCGCATCTTCTGGAATTCTGCCTCCCGCTTCTTGTTCATCTCCACCTGAGCTGCCGTCGCCCCTCCTGCTTCTTCCAGGCGCTCGCTgatctcctccagctccctggacAGGTCAGCCCGATGCTTCTCTGCTTTAGCGCGAGAGGTTCGCTCGGCCTCGATTTCCTCCTCCAGTTCCTCAATACGGGCCTGGAGAACACGAGGGACCCTTAACACCCgtgccctcctcctccctgagccgagcctggggcaggcaggggaaggagcagacACTTGCCTGCAGCTCCTTGATCTTCTTCTGTAGTTGCATGCCCAGGGCTTGTTCATCCTCGATTTTGCTCTGGATCTGGCTGATTTCAAAGTCTTTCCTTTGGGCAAAGCAAAGTGGGTTACAgctcaaaggaaaaagacaagagctgcagcccagcactgaggtGCCCCAGGGCCACACTTACTTCTTCAGTTTCTCGTCCAGCTGCTGCTTATCATTCTCCAGATCCATGATGCTGTCCTGGGCCAGcttcaggtctccttccagTTTCCTCTTGGCTCTCTCCAGGTCCATGCGCAGTTTCTTCTCTTGCTCCAGGGACCCTTCCAGCTACACAGAACAAGGCCATCAGTGCTCCACCAGCCAGCTCAAACTCCATACCtgtctgttcctgctgtgtgtCCGTGGGCTTACATCGTCCACTTGCTGCTCCAGCTTGGTCTTGGCTTTGGTCAGTGTATTGACTttgtcctcctctgcctgcaggtcATCCAGGGTCTGCTGATGGGCCTCTTGGAgggctttcttctcttttgtcaGCTTGGCGATGGTCTCGTCCAGGGCTGCCATCTCCTCTGTGAGGTTTTTCACCTTCAGGAAGAAGGGAGCAAGTGTAAATCAATGAAGTAGATACAGAAGTCCTGGAAGAGCACGGGACTCTTTTCTGGCGTGTGGGTGAGATTTTCTGCCTCATACCTTGTTTTCAGTTGcgtgcttttccttctccaccttGGCCAGTGTTAGCTCAAGGTCATCAATATCTTTCTTCAGCTCTGAACATTCATCctccagttttctcttcttgGCTGTCAGCTCAGCATTGatttcctcctcatcctcagccCTTTCAGTCACTTCTTTAACTTTGGCTTCCAGctggattttggttttgatgaGCTGGTCACACCTTTCCTCAGCATCAGCCAAAGCATCAGCTTCCTTGTGAAAAAATACAGGAAGGATTATTTATTGCTGAAGGAACAGATGTGCATTTCTAAGACCTTTGGGATTATTTTTGGGAAAAAGTTATTGTGCAATTATGTTACAAATTACAAATCTAGAATAAGattttcataaattttatttttttcagaccttTAGAGTCATCAGTGCAGCTCTGTGTAGCTACATTGCATTTCACCTTATTTATTTCGTGTGTATTATAAAGTCACTTAgatttagttttccttttctctttagaaaGTGATTGTTTATTATGGTGTACTATATTCAAATTTATGTGGAAGTACTGAGAAATGTAAATAACTCTACCGTTGAGGAAATACTTGAAACTTGAATTAGTAGCTTTATACCCGGCTATTGCAGTTAGTGGACACTAGAATAAAATTCATCTTTCCTCAAAATAGACATTTCAACTCATGGGTGTTGCCAAAATGCTGTCCATCATTCTGAGAGGCCAAATGGCTTTAGAGACAAACACAgtgcttctgttttaaattcTAATGGGCATCTATGTCTTCTGGGAGCAATAGGTACAGGAGCTGAGGAACTCATTCTTTAGATTAAACTCCACTTCACAGTAGTGAGACTGAATGGGGGAAAGAATGTGGTCTGAATTTTACATTTAGTTACCTCGTATTaggcttaaaatattttataagaaaGCTTAGTATGCAATTTGAGAATCCTGTAGTAGGAAAGAAGAGTTAgatcttatttatttatttcccctgTAAAGAAAGTTATAGAAAAATGTTACTCACAGCCTGCACTTGGAGCTGCagatcatttttttcctgcaccaGTTTCAccattttctcctccagctccttccgCTTTGCCTCAGACTTTGCAAGTTCTTCCTTAGTTTTCTCAAACTCCTCCTTCATGTTGGCCATCTCCTTCTCAGACTCTGCACTCTTCAGCAAGGGCTTGATCTTGAAGAACAGCTTCATCCAGGGCCAGTGTTTGACATTCATGAATGCACGAATGTTGTACTGGATGCAGAAGATGGACTCTCTGGAGCATAATTCAAGTGTACAATgagtattttcagtttgaaaattgTCAACACTTTCCTCCAACCACAGTGAGTTTAACTGAAGACAAGGAATGTGTACCTTCTCTCCACCATTCTCTGGTACTCCACCCTCATCAGGAAGCCCCTGCATCTGGCCTGTGTGCGGGTGATGAGCTGTGCCAGCTTCTCATCCCTCATCTCCTCCAggagccccagcagcccagctttGAAGAACACCTTAGAGAGGGAATGTTGCAGGACATCACTGTCAGGCCAGGCAAAGCACAGGCACAGAGTGAGTGAGGGAATGGGGGATTTGTACCTTGGTGTGTCCAAATTTGTACTGGGTGTGGTCTACATCAATTGAGCCAAGGAGCTTCTCGGAAGCCTTCTTGCTGTCGATGAACTGTCCCTCTGGGATGGCACTGGCATTAAGCACCTTGTATCtgtgaaaagaggaagagaaggctATTTTTTCCCAACCAACACACAGGAGCCACTAAACCCCGCCAGCTCATATATAGCTGTTTTTGACAACAAACCAAATGGACCTATGAATGGACCAACAACACTTTTAATGATGCTGAGAAGTGCAGTGCTCTTACC is drawn from Chiroxiphia lanceolata isolate bChiLan1 chromosome 19, bChiLan1.pri, whole genome shotgun sequence and contains these coding sequences:
- the LOC116796359 gene encoding myosin heavy chain, skeletal muscle, adult-like; its protein translation is MSSDSEMAIFGEAAPYLRKSEKERIEAQNKPFDAKSSVFVVHAKESFVKGTIQSRESGKVTVKTEKGETLTVKDDQIYSMNPPKYDKIEDMAMMTHLHEPAVLYNLKERYAAWMIYTYSGLFCVTVNPYKWLPVYNPEVVLAYRGKKRQEAPPHIFSISDNAYQFMLTDRENQSILITGESGAGKTVNTKRVIQYFATIAASGDKKKEEQTSGKMQGTLEDQIISANPLLEAFGNAKTVRNDNSSRFGKFIRIHFGATGKLASADIETYLLEKSRVTFQLKAERSYHIFYQIMSNKKPELIDMLLITTNPYDYQFVSQGEITVPSINDQEELMATDSAIDILGFSADEKTAIYKLTGAVMHYGNLKFKQKQREEQAEPDGTEVADKAAYLMGLNSADLLKALCYPRVKVGNEYVTKGQTVQQVNNSVGALAKAVYEKMFLWMVVRINQQLDTKQPRQYFIGVLDIAGFEIFDFNSLEQLCINFTNEKLQQFFNHHMFVLEQEEYKKEGIEWTFIDFGMDLAACIELIEKPMGIFSILEEECMFPKATDTSFKNKLYDQHLGKSSNFQKPKPAKGKAEAHFSLVHYAGTVDYNITGWLEKNKDPLNETVIGLYQKSSVKTLALLFASYGGAETEASGGGAGGGKKGGKKKGSSFQTVSALFRENLNKLMTNLRSTHPHFVRCIIPNETKTPGKMLNHTGICATPLCSALPCSGAMEHELVLHQLRCNGVLEGIRICRKGFPSRVLYADFKQRYKVLNASAIPEGQFIDSKKASEKLLGSIDVDHTQYKFGHTKVFFKAGLLGLLEEMRDEKLAQLITRTQARCRGFLMRVEYQRMVERRESIFCIQYNIRAFMNVKHWPWMKLFFKIKPLLKSAESEKEMANMKEEFEKTKEELAKSEAKRKELEEKMVKLVQEKNDLQLQVQAEADALADAEERCDQLIKTKIQLEAKVKEVTERAEDEEEINAELTAKKRKLEDECSELKKDIDDLELTLAKVEKEKHATENKVKNLTEEMAALDETIAKLTKEKKALQEAHQQTLDDLQAEEDKVNTLTKAKTKLEQQVDDLEGSLEQEKKLRMDLERAKRKLEGDLKLAQDSIMDLENDKQQLDEKLKKKDFEISQIQSKIEDEQALGMQLQKKIKELQARIEELEEEIEAERTSRAKAEKHRADLSRELEEISERLEEAGGATAAQVEMNKKREAEFQKMRRDLEEATLQHEATAAALRKKHADSTAELGEQIDNLQRVKQKLEKEKSELKMEIDDLASNMESVSKAKANLEKMCRTLEDQLSEIKTKEEEHQRMINDLNAQRARLQTESGEYSRQVEEKDALISQLSRGKQAFTQQIEELKRHLEEEIKAKNALAHALQSARHDCDLLREQYEEEQEAKGELQRALSKANSEVAQWRTKYETDAIQRTEELEEAKKKLAQRLQDAEEHVEAVNAKCASLEKTKQRLQNEVEDLMIDVERSNAACAALDKKQKNFDKILAEWKQKYEETQAELEASQKESRSLSTELFKMKNAYEESLDHLETMKRENKNLQQEISDLTEQIAEGGKAIHELEKVKKQVEQEKSEIQAALEEAEASLEHEEGKILRLQLELNQVKSEIDRKIAEKDEEIDQLKRNHLRIVESMQSTLDAEIRSRNEALRLKKKMEGDLNEMEIQLSHANRVAAEAQKNLRNTQAVLKDTQIHLDDALRTQDDLKEQVAMVERRANLLQAEIEELRAALEQTERSRKVAEQELMDASERVQLLHTQNTSLINTKKKLETDISQIQSEMEDTIQEARNAEEKAKKAITDAAMMAEELKKEQDTSAHLERMKKNLDQTVKDLQLRLEEAEQLALKGGKKQIQKLEARVRELEGEVDAEQKRSAEAVKGVRKYERRVKELTYQSEEDRKNILRLQDLVDKLQMKVKSYKRQAEEAEELSNVNLSKFRKIQHELEEAEERADIAESQVNKLRAKSREFHGKKIGEEE